A genome region from Bradyrhizobium commune includes the following:
- a CDS encoding 2,3-bisphosphoglycerate-dependent phosphoglycerate mutase: MSERLLVLVRHGQSEWNLKNLFTGWKDPDLTELGVKEASEAGRKLKAQGLVFDVAYTSVLTRAQHTLDLILGELGQEDLPTNKDLALNERDYGDLSGLNKDDARKKWGEDQVLIWRRSYDVPPPGGESLKDTLARALPYYVQEILPGVLNGKRTLVAAHGNSLRALIMVLEKLSPEGILKRELATGVPIIYRLNADSTVASKLDLAG; this comes from the coding sequence ATGAGCGAACGTCTTCTCGTGCTCGTCCGCCACGGCCAGAGCGAATGGAATCTGAAGAACCTGTTCACCGGCTGGAAGGATCCTGATCTCACCGAGCTCGGGGTGAAGGAAGCCTCGGAAGCCGGCCGCAAGCTGAAGGCACAAGGCCTCGTGTTCGACGTCGCCTACACCTCGGTGCTGACGCGCGCGCAGCACACGCTCGATCTGATTCTGGGCGAGCTCGGCCAGGAGGACTTGCCGACCAACAAGGACCTCGCGCTGAACGAGCGCGACTATGGCGATCTCTCCGGCCTCAACAAGGACGACGCCCGCAAGAAATGGGGCGAGGATCAGGTGCTGATCTGGCGCCGTTCCTACGATGTGCCCCCGCCCGGCGGCGAAAGCCTGAAGGACACGCTGGCGCGCGCGCTGCCGTACTACGTGCAGGAGATCCTGCCCGGCGTGCTCAACGGCAAGCGCACGCTGGTTGCCGCCCATGGCAACTCGCTGCGCGCACTGATCATGGTGCTGGAAAAGCTCTCGCCCGAAGGCATCCTGAAGCGCGAGCTCGCGACAGGTGTGCCGATCATCTATCGCCTCAATGCGGATTCGACCGTGGCATCGAAGCTGGATCTGGCGGGCTAA